Genomic DNA from Mesorhizobium sp. 131-2-1:
CATGGCCGGCGAGGTGCCGCTGAGGCTCTCCGAGCCGGGCTTCAGGAGCCTGGCCTCGATCGTCGTCTCCCAGCAGGTGTCGCGCGCCAGCGCCGATGCGATCTTCGGCCGGCTGACCAGGCTGCTCGACCCGCTGACGCCGGAAGCGGTGCTTGCCGCCGGCGAGGACATTTTTCGCGAGGCCGGGCTGTCGCGGCCGAAGCAGCGCGGCCTGCTCGCCGTCGCCGTCGCCGTGGTCGGGGGGCTTGACCTGCACCATCTCTGCCGGCTCGATGCCGATGAGGCGATCGCGGCGATGACGGCGGTGCCGGGCATCGGCCCGTGGACGGCGGAATGCTACCTGCTGTTCGCCGCCGGCCATCCCGACGTCTTCCCGGCGCGCGACGTCGCGCTGCAGAGCGCGGTCGGCCATGCGCTGGGCATCGACCCGCGTCCGCCCGAGAAAACACTGATTCGTCTCGCCGAATCATGGAGCCCGTGGCGAGGTGTCGCATCGCGGCTTTTCTGGGCCTATTACCGTGAAACGCGGGGGCGGGACGCCGCACCACCTGCCTAAATACGCAAGAAAGCACGAAAATCGTGCGTTTTTGACGTCTCGGGCAAGCGACAATCCGCTTCACATCCCTGTCATGTCGGGCTTACAGTATCCGCGCCGATCGGTTCGTGACGGAAGGAGGTCAACGACGTGACGGTTGCCGTATCTCCGGATGGGCTTCCAGCATTGGTGCTGAACGCGGATTACCGTCCGCTCAGCTATTACCCGCTGTCGCTCTGGTCATGGCAGGATGCCATCAAGGCAGTGTTCCTCGAGAGGGTCAACATCGTCGCCGAGTACGAGCATGCCGTGTCGTCGCCGACCTTCTCGATGAAGCTGCCCAGCGTCGTCAGCTTGAAGGCCTATGTGAAGCCGTCAAGGCACCCGGCCTTCACCCGCTTCAACGTCTTCCTGCGCGACCGCTTCCAGTGCCAGTATTGCGGCACGCCCGACGACCTTACCTTCGACCACGTCATCCCGCGCCATCGCGGCGGCGCGACGACCTGGGAGAACGTGGTTGCCGCCTGTTCGCCCTGCAACCTCAGGAAGGGCGGCATGATGCCGGCGCACGCCAAGATGTGGCCGCTGCAAAAACCCTATCAGCCGACGGTGCACGACCTGCACAACAACGGCCGCCTGTTCCCGCCCAACCATCTGCATGAAAGCTGGATGGATTATCTCTACTGGGATGTCGAACTGGAACCATAGAGTTCGGCAGAAATCCGCGAGCCCGGTCGTCTGACGCAGCTTTCTGCGCTTCCGGTGTTATCTCTACTGGGATGTCGAACTGGAACCATAGAGTTCGGCAGAAATCCGCGAGCCCGGTCGTCTGACGCAGCTTTCTGCGCTTCCGGTGCTCACGTACTTCAGTACGCTCCGCTCCGGTTCTCGAAAGCCACGCCAGCCGCTCCGGGCTGGCGAATTTCTGGACGAACTCTGCGTCGCGCCTGATCAGTCCCGGGCGAAGGCGCTGCGGAAGGCGACGGCGGCGAGGATGAAGCTGGCGATGGCGTTCCAGCCGGCCAGCGACAGGCCGAGGATGCGCAGCGCCGCCTTGTCGCAGGAGGGCGGCACGAATTTGTCGAGCGCGTCGAGCACGCCCTTGCCGCCGGTGTCGACCGGGCCGGCGCCGGCGGTGCAGTCGGCCGGACCCTGCCACCACGCCCATTCGACGCCGGAGTGATAGACGCCGAGATAGAGGCCGTAGAGCATCAACAGGCCGCCGACGGCGAGCAGGCCGCGCGTCACCCAGGCCGGCGCCTTGAGCAGCGAGGCGATCGCCGCCAGCAGCATCAGCGGCGCGCCGACGTAATAGGGCGTGCGCTGCTCCAGGCAGAGATGGCAGGGGATGTAGCCGCCAATGTGCTGGAAGGCGAGCGCCGAGCCGACGGTGGCGGCCATGGCGACGGCGAGGAACAGGGCGGCGCGCGTCCGCTGGCGTCCGGTGTCGGCATTCATGGTCGCTGTCATCGAAGATGGTCCGTTGGCTTGGTCGCTATGCGTGGGCGTATCTGACGAGGATATAGAGCAAAATAAGGGCAGCGGCGCCGGCGCCGACGATCATGCCGAGGCGCTTCTCGATGAACTCCTTGATCGGTTCGCCGTAGCGGCGCAGCAGCCAGGCCAGCAGCAGGAAGCGGGCGCCGCGCGCCACGATCGCAAGCCCGATGAACAGCAGCAGATTGACGCCGATGACGCCCGACAGGATCGTCACCACCTTGATCGGCGGCAGATGGGCGGCGCCCGAGGTGATCAGCATCAGGATGATGAAGCCGACGCCCGAGGAGGTGCGCAGCGCCTCGAACTCGTCATACTTGCCGTAGAATTCGAGGATGGGCTTGGCCACCGCCTCATAGGCATAGTGCCCGATGAACCAGCCGAAGATGCCGCCGAGCACCGACGCGGCGGTGGCAATCAGCGCATAACGGTAGGCGCGCTCAGGCTTCGACAGCGCCATCGGCAGATAGAGCACATCCGCCGGCACCAGGAACACGGAACTCTCGACGAAGGCGATGAAAGCCAGCCACCATTCGGCGGATTTGCGCGCCGCCAGCGAGAGCGTCCAGTCGTAAAGTCCGCGAAGCATCGGCTCTCCTGTATTGCGCCGCCCTTCAGGCTCTGTCCGCGCATGTCGTTCTGGGCGACATGCATCGGCGCGCCGCTTGTCTAGAAAGATTTTCCGCGCCGCACAATGGCAGCACCTTCACGAAACCGAAAGGTGAAGATTGGTCGCGGGCAGCCTGCCGATCCAGAAACTCGCCAGTTGACGAACAGGCCCGCAACCGTATAGTCCGCGCCCATCCAGGCCGCCCGGCCTGAGCCCCTATGGCGGAATTGGTAGACGCGCTCGACTCAAAATCGAGTTCCGCAAGGAGTGCTGGTTCGATCCCGGCTAGGGGCACCACTTTCAAAAATTAGGCTGCGGGCCTCCTGGACCCGTTCGGCTGTACCGATCCGGCGATGACGGCACGATGATGAATCGTGCGCTCGGCGACCCTACCGCTCGGTGAAAGCGCGCGCGAAGGAATCGAGCATCGGCCGTGCGAGATATTCGAAGAAGGTGCGATTGCCGGTGCTGATGAACGCCTCGACCGGCGTTCCCGGGTAAAGCTGGTCCGCGTTGACACCGGGCGGCAGGGCGTCGGCAATCTTCAGCCTGGCGCGGAAATAGGGTTCGTGCGTGGCCTGGTCGATCAGGCGGTCGGCGGAAATCTCGCTCACTGTGGCCGAGACTTCGGGCGTCAGGCGCATGTTGAGCGCCGACAGCCTGAGCTTCGCCGGCTGGCCGACGCGGACCTGGTCGATGTCCTTCGGCCGAAGCTTGGCATCGACGTTGAGGCCCGATGCCGTCGGCAGGATCTCCATGATCTTTTCGCCGGGCGCGATCACGCTGCCCTTCGAATTGTAGGTCGACGACACCACGATGCCGGCAGCGGGCGCCTTGATCGTGGTGCGCTGAAGCACCGCTTCGGCGGCCCGTATCCGCTCGTCGATGTCGGCGAGGTTGGTGCGAACCTCGTCGAGCTTGCCCAGCGCCTCCTCGACGCGCTGTGTGGTCAGCCGCTCGACCTGCACCTGGGCTTCGACGATCTGGCCGTTGGCGGCGGCGAGGTTTGCCTCCAGCGCGCCGGCCTGGCCGACGAGATCGGCTTCCGAGCGCAGCAGCTGCGAATATTCGGTGCGGTTGGTAAGGCCCCTGTCCAGCAGGCTGGTCTTGATGCCGAGTTCCTTCTTCACCACCTCGGCTTGTTGCTGGATGGCCTGTTTCTGGGCGTTCAGGCCCACGACCGACTCGCGATGCATGGCGACCCGCTGCGCCATGATCGATTGTTCGGAGTGGAAGCGGGCGAGCCTGGCGTCGAATTCCTTCTGCTGTTCCCGGACGAGATTTTCAAAGTCCTGCTGGAACGGCGCCGGCGCTGCCTCGGTGATCGGCGCCAGCCTGTCCAGTCCGTCGCGCTCGGCTTCCAGGCGCGCAGCGGTCGCCTTGAGCGTGATCGACTGCCTGGTCAGCCGGTTGAGGTCGGCTTGCGCGGCCGTACGGTCGAGCAGGATGAGGTCCTCGCCCTGCCGCACGCGGTCGCCCTCATGGACGAGCAGTTGCTGGACGATGCCGCCCTCGGGCTGCTGGATGAGGATGTTGCCGCCGGTCGCCGAGATCGTGCCTTGCGTGATCACCGCGCCGGACAGCGGCGCGCTCATCGCCCAGTAGCCGAAGCAGCCCGCGAAGATTGCGATTGCCCCATACCCGGCCAGCGCCACGCGCCGGAAGTCGGTGCGCGGCCGGCCGTCGAAGGTGAGGCTGTCGGCTGTCATCGTCCTACGATCCGAAGCGGATGCCGTGGGCGCGCATCGTCGGCGCGAACGAGCCCGTCACCACCGTGCCCTGCTGTGCAGGCAGGCCCTTGGCCGCCGACGACTGCCGCAGCACCTCGTCGCCCGGACCAAAAGCTTCGACCATGCCGCCGCGCAAAAGCATCACGCGGTCGCAGGCCGCCGCGATCGATGGGCGATGCGTGATCACGATCGTCGTGACGCCGGCGGCTTTCGCGGCCGAAAGCACCGCTTCCAGCGCCATTTCACCGCTGCCGTCGAGATGGGTGCTGGGCTCGTCCAGCACGAGGATCCTCGGATTGCCGTAGAAGGCGCGCGCCAGCCCGATCCGCTGGCGCTCGCCGCCGGACAGCGTCCGGTGCGACGGACCGACCCTGGTCTGGTAGCCGTCGCGCAGCGCCAGGATCAGATCATGCGCCTCGGCGCGCCTTGCCGCCTCGATGATCGCGGCGTCGTCCGCCTGTGCGTCGAAGCGGGCGACATTGTCCGCGATCGATCCGGGAAACAGCTCCACCTCCTGCGCGAGATAGCCGATCTTGCTTCCGAGCTGGTTGTCGTCCCAGTTCCTGAGATCGGCGCCGTCGACCCTGACCGCGCCGCCGGTCGGCTGGGTAGCGCCGACGAGCAACCGCGCCAGCGTCGATTTGCCGGCGCCGCTCGGGCCGACGATCGCCACCGCTTCGCCGGCGCCGATCTGGAAATTCAGCCGCTTGAGAATGGGTTCGGTGCCGGGCTGAGCATTCGGCGCCATGAAGAAAACGTCCTGCACCGAAATCGCGCCTGACGGGTCCGGCAGGGACAGTTTCCGCGCTTCGGCCGGCCGCGCCGCAAGCGCGGTCTCCAGCCGCTTCCAGGCTCGCCGGGCATCGACGATCTGCCGCCAGGAACCGATCAACTGGTCGAGCGGCTGCAGCGCGCGCGACGACACCAGCGAGGAAGCGAAGATCATGCCGGCCGTCATCTGCCCTTCGAGCACCAGCCATGCGCCAGCGCCGAGGATCGCCAGCTGCAGCGTCATGCGCAGCGCCCTGGAGGCGCCGCTGAAGATCGCATTGGCGCTCGCCGAGCGGTCATGCAGGACAAGCGCGTCGGCCACGTGGCGTCCCCAGACCCGCGCGGCGTTCTCGACCATGCCCATGGCGCGCAGCGTGTCGGCATTGCGGGCGAAGGCCTGCTCCGCTTGGGCAGCGATGGCCGAACGCTCCGCCGACAAGGCATCGTTCCTGCCGATGGCAAGCTGGTTGGCCACCACCAGGAGAAGCAACAGGACGGCGCCGGCGAGCGTCAGCCAGAACAGGACAGGATGGATGAGATAGAGCAAAGCGAGGAAGACGGGAGCGAAGGGCAGGTCGAACAGCACCGCCACGCCGCGTGACCTGATGAAGGCGCAGACAGAGGCGAGGTCGCGCAGCGGCGACAGGCCGCCGGCATATCTGGCGCCAAGCGCGGCGGCGCCAAGCGATGTAGCGAACGTCGTCGCCCCCAGTACGCCGTCGATCGTCGCCGCGACGCGCTGCGCGTAGATGGCCCGCACCGCGTCGAGGAAGCCGAGAAAGGCGAGCGCCATCACCGCGATCGCCGAAAGGTAGAGCAGCGTCTCGATGCTGGAAGACGGCAGGACGCGGTCATAGACCTGCAGCAGGTAGAGCGGGATCACCAGCAACAGGATGTTGATCAGCAACGAGAAGATGCCGACATCGGCGATGGCGCGCCTGAACACCGGCCGCAGGCTTGTGTGCCTGGTCGTTTCCGCTTTGCCGCGAGGAGCATGGTCCTGAGACATACGCACGGACGCCTAGACCGTGTGCTCGCCCGTGACGTTCAGGTGGCTCTGCTGCAAATCGTCCAGCGTGTAGGCGTGGATATAGTCGATCTTCATCTGAGCCGGCGTGGCGAGATGGTCCGGCGGCGCGCCGGCCTGACCGCCGACCGCGAGATCGACCAGCATGTACATCGGCTTGTTCATGTCGGACGGCGTTGCCGCCTCCGCGACCTGCACGCCGTCATAGGTCCACACCAGCTTGTCCGGCGTCCACAACAGGCCATAGGTGTGGAAGCCGTCGGTGTCCGAGACGTTCACCGTCGATCCGATCTTGGTGTGGGTTCCCGTCTGATTCGTATGCGCGGTCATCAGAAGCGCGTTCGGTGCCTGACCGTACATTTCCACGACGTCCAGTTCCGGCGGCCACGAGCCGTCTTCCGGCAGCAGCCAGAAGGCCGGCCAGGCGCCGGTGTTTTCCGGCAGGTCGGCCCTCATTTCGAAATAGCCATAGGTTTGCGAGAAGGTGTCGTGCGTGGTCAGGATGCCGGAGGTGTATTCATAGTTGTTGATCAGCGGCTTGATGTCGGCCGACGCCTGAGCCGCGGTGATGGTCAGCACGCCGTTGTCGACGCTGAACGGGTGGACCGAACTCGTCGGGGCGTAGTTAGCGTCGATATACCATTGCAGCTCGTTGTTCTGGGTCAGCGTGCTGCCGTTCGGCGCCCCCCACCAGAAGTTGGTGTCCCAAGTGCCGCCTTGGCCATTGTGAAGGCTGAGCGTGTTGAAATCGTCATTGAAGGACAGCGTCATTGCGGACTTGTCGATTGGCAGCTCGAACTGGCCAGCCGAGAACTTGTCGGCGGTGGTGTTGTTGAACACCAGCACCTCGTTGGATCCGAGATTAAGCAGAAGGTTCGCTCCCGCCTGGATCATGTGCGCCTTGACGTCGTCGAACGACATGAAGTCATAGCCGTTGAGGCGGATGGTGTCGTCCGCGCCGAAATCGGTGATCAGGTCGCTTCCGTGGCCCTTGGTGATGATGAACGTGTCGGCGCCGCCACCGCCGATCAGCACGTCGTTGCCGAGGCCGCCGTCAAACGTCTGGCTACCGGTGCCGCCCTTGATGATGTTGTCGACTGAATTGCCGAACGCGTAGTGATTGGCGCCGGTGACGACGAGGTTCTCGAAATTGTTGGGGAGCTTGTAGCTCATCCAGGTGTCGATCGTGTCGACGCCTTCGCCGGGCAACTCGATGGCCCGGTTGATCGTCGAATAGAGATGGTAATAGTCGTCGCCCGCGCCGCCATACATGGTGACGTTGACGCTGGTGTCGCCCCAGAAGGAATCATTGCCGGATGTGCCGTGCAGTTCCGGCCCGGCCCCGGTTGCGGAGTACCAGTGGGTGGAGGCGCCGGTGTAGGGAAGGGGAATGCCTTTGGCGTTGATGACAGTGGCCATAGGACGGTCCTCCTCGTGGTGCACGGCCTGCTAGAATCGGTCGATACGAGTTCAGCCGATCGGTGCTGGATCAACTTGTAATTCAGGTTATCGTTCCAAGGAATTGTCCTATAGTACAGAGAAAAATTGTATTTCAGCGTTCAATTCTTCAAAGCAGAGAGAATGAGTGGATTCTAATACAATTTACGCGCGAGGCTCTGTTAATTTTACTCAATATTGCCGGAATTCTGCCGAATGTTTGTGCAGATCGCTGATGAAGCATGCATTTTGTTTCGACGCGCTCGCCTCGCTCTGGCGAGACAAGGCAAGGCCTACCGCATGTTCCCGGTATGCCCTTGCGAGTATCGCCCGGGCTGCGGCCACACCGTCAGCCCATGCGGCTCCGCGCCGACGGGGATCCTGGTGACCGCGCCAGACGTGGTGTCGAACATGTAGACTTCGCTGTCGAAGCGGCCGGAAAGCCAGAGCTGCCTGCCGTCGGCGCTGATGTTGCCCATGTCGGGGCTGCCGCCGCCCGGAACGGGCCACTGGGCGACCACGGAGCGGGCGGCGAAGTCGATCACCGTGACGCTGCCCGGCCCCCTGGCGCGGCCCTGCTCCATCTTGTGCGAACCGCGGTTCGAGACATAGAGCCGCTTGCCATCGCGGCTGACGACGAAGCCATGCGTGCCGATACCGGTGGGGATGAAGCCGATTTCGGCAAAACTATCGCCGTCGATCAGGAAGACGCCGTCATTCATCATGTCGGCGACGTAAAAGACCTTGCCGTCGGGCGAGAGCCTTATGTCCTGTGGCATGCCCATCCTAGAGAGGTCGAGATGGCCAAGCACCTTCTGGTTCTTCAAGTCGACCTTGAGCAGCCCGCCCTCGCCGTACTCGCAGGTGAAGATCGCGTAGGACCCGTCGGCTGAGAAATCGGCGTGGTTGATGCCGGCGCAGTCGGGCGTGAGGATGACCGATTTCAGCGCCATGGTCGCGGGGTCGCGCAGGTCGAGCTGCCGCAAGGCCTCGTCGACGATGATGGCCGAGCTGCCGTCGGGCATGAAATACATGTTGTAGGGGTCGTCGACCGGTACCTGCCTGCCGGGCTTGCCGGTCTTCGGGTCGACCTCGGTCAGGCTGCCATTTTTCCCGGTGCCGTTGTTGGCGACCCAAAGCGTCTTCAGATCCCAGGAGGGGACGACGTGCTGCGGCTTGCTGCCGACGCTGAACCTGTCGACCTCCTTGAGTGTCGCGGTGTCGATCACCGTCACGCTGTTCGATGACCGGTTCGGCACATAGACACGCGGCAGGGCGCCGGCGGTGGCCGGGCTGAGATGGCCGGCGGTCGTATGGCTGTAGACGTTGACGGGCGGCTCGCTGCAGTCCTCGGGACAAGAACCGGCCAGGGTCCTGGCCGGTAGCAGGGCAAGCAGGAGAACCGGCGCAAGGCCGGCATGACGCAGGACGGTCCTGATCATCTGGATTGCCTTGCGATGAAGGCCGGCCGGATTCGGCTGCTGAAAGCCATGCGCTCGCCGTTCCTCTAGCGTCGTTTCAGCAGGCTGCGCATGCGGTTGCGCAGGATGCGGGCCATGTTGCGGGTCTCGCGGTAGAGATGCAGTTGCGAGGCCGCCTGGCGGGCGAGGCGGTCGGCGTCGGGCGACAGGCCAAGCACCAGCGTGCCCATCGGCTTGCGCTCCGTCCACAGCCGGCTCATCACCGGATGGTCCGGCACGGCGCAGGAATCGGTCACCACAATGTTGGGGTCGTCGAGATTCTGCCTGGTGACCTCGATCATCAGCAGCGTGCCCGGCGAGTAGGCCGACAGCGCCTCGTCATAGGCGGTCTTCCAGGTGTAGGCGACGCCGGCTTCGACGAAGACGATCAGGCTGGCGATGGTGCGGCCGTCCAGCGTCAACGAATGGATGCGGCAGAGATCATGCTCGGCCAGCCGGTGAACCGCCTCGCGGGCGAAGGCGGCGCGGTAGCGGTCGATCGCCATGGCGGTGCGCTCGCGGCCTTTCCAGCCGGCCACCTCCAGTGTCAGGAAGGCCTCGATGGCGTGGCGGATCTCTTCCGTCCCGCGCGCCACGACATGCTCAAGCTGGCCAAGGTCGGCCAGGCGGCGCTTCAGGCGACGGAATTCGCGGTAGTGGTGCGAGCGCAGCGACGCCTTGAGGTAGTCCTCGCCCTCGGCCTCGCTTTCGAGCATCGGGCGATCCATCTTGCCGGTGGTGACCATGGTCAGGCCGCGCGTTTCGGCAAAGGTGGTCAAGAGGCTCGCCACCGGTCCGTCCAGCCTGATGTCTGGCAGAACGAAGACCCTCGGCATCTTGAGGTGTGGCCTGGACAGCATCGAGAAGAAATCCTCGATGACGCCGACCGGATCGTCGCGGTCGACCAGCGGCGTGCCGAGCGGGCCAAACGGGCTCGACCAGGTGCGCATGACGGGAACGCCGAGCGGAATGGCCGGTCGCTCGACCGAGAACGGCACCAGGAGGCGCAGCCGGTTGCGGTATTCGTCGCCGTCGCGGATCACGGCGAGCTTGACTTCGCGGTCCTCCAGCCTCGGCATGGCCGGCGCGAGGAAGCGCGGGTTGAAGAAGACGTTGGGCTCGATGGTGCGGGTGCACAGATAGTCGAGCTCCTCGACCAGGTCGAAGCCGGCGGAAGCCGGATAGATGGCGAGCTTGCGCTCCGGCCTGTTGTTGGCGAGGATCTCGATATGGGCGGGGTCGGCGTCGCGCGCCAGGCCGGCCAGACCCTGCACCATGGCGCCGGCCGGGCCGCCGCTGGTCTCCTCGAGCAACGGGATGGCGGCCATCAGGCGTTCCCCTTCCTGGCGGTCGCAAAAATCAACATGACGATGCCGAGCTTGCGCCAGACGGTGAAGGAAAGCGCGCTGGCCTCGAAGACCATGGCGAGGCTGGTGGCGATCGCCGCGCCCCACAGGTGGAAGAAGGGGATCAGCGCTACGTTGAGGCCGATGTTGAAGGCAAGCGTCATGGCATAGACCGCGGCGCAGATGTTCTGGTTGCCGCTCATGGTGAGCAGGCTCTCGCACGGGCCGACGGCGGCGCGCGCCACGACGCCGAAGACGAGCAGGAACAGCAGCGGATAGCCGGCGGTGAATTCGGGGCCGAACAGCACCAGCATCGGCTGGCCCAGCGCCAGCACCAGCAGCGCCATCAGCAGCGAGGGCCAGAAGGTCCACGACACGGTCTCGCGGGCGAAGGCGGCGAGCCGCTCCGGCTCGCCGTGGGTGAACTGGGCATAGCGTTGGGCGACGCCGGCCTTGACGGCGAAATAGACGAAATGCACCAGCGCCAGCGTCTTCACGGTGGCGAAATAGACGGCGACGTCATCGGGATCGAGATAGGCGCCGACCA
This window encodes:
- a CDS encoding family 16 glycosylhydrolase produces the protein MATVINAKGIPLPYTGASTHWYSATGAGPELHGTSGNDSFWGDTSVNVTMYGGAGDDYYHLYSTINRAIELPGEGVDTIDTWMSYKLPNNFENLVVTGANHYAFGNSVDNIIKGGTGSQTFDGGLGNDVLIGGGGADTFIITKGHGSDLITDFGADDTIRLNGYDFMSFDDVKAHMIQAGANLLLNLGSNEVLVFNNTTADKFSAGQFELPIDKSAMTLSFNDDFNTLSLHNGQGGTWDTNFWWGAPNGSTLTQNNELQWYIDANYAPTSSVHPFSVDNGVLTITAAQASADIKPLINNYEYTSGILTTHDTFSQTYGYFEMRADLPENTGAWPAFWLLPEDGSWPPELDVVEMYGQAPNALLMTAHTNQTGTHTKIGSTVNVSDTDGFHTYGLLWTPDKLVWTYDGVQVAEAATPSDMNKPMYMLVDLAVGGQAGAPPDHLATPAQMKIDYIHAYTLDDLQQSHLNVTGEHTV
- a CDS encoding DNA-3-methyladenine glycosylase family protein; this encodes MQRISSLDDIARGLDALCRIDPRLEKVRGMAGEVPLRLSEPGFRSLASIVVSQQVSRASADAIFGRLTRLLDPLTPEAVLAAGEDIFREAGLSRPKQRGLLAVAVAVVGGLDLHHLCRLDADEAIAAMTAVPGIGPWTAECYLLFAAGHPDVFPARDVALQSAVGHALGIDPRPPEKTLIRLAESWSPWRGVASRLFWAYYRETRGRDAAPPA
- a CDS encoding HNH endonuclease, which gives rise to MTVAVSPDGLPALVLNADYRPLSYYPLSLWSWQDAIKAVFLERVNIVAEYEHAVSSPTFSMKLPSVVSLKAYVKPSRHPAFTRFNVFLRDRFQCQYCGTPDDLTFDHVIPRHRGGATTWENVVAACSPCNLRKGGMMPAHAKMWPLQKPYQPTVHDLHNNGRLFPPNHLHESWMDYLYWDVELEP
- a CDS encoding HlyD family type I secretion periplasmic adaptor subunit, with the translated sequence MTADSLTFDGRPRTDFRRVALAGYGAIAIFAGCFGYWAMSAPLSGAVITQGTISATGGNILIQQPEGGIVQQLLVHEGDRVRQGEDLILLDRTAAQADLNRLTRQSITLKATAARLEAERDGLDRLAPITEAAPAPFQQDFENLVREQQKEFDARLARFHSEQSIMAQRVAMHRESVVGLNAQKQAIQQQAEVVKKELGIKTSLLDRGLTNRTEYSQLLRSEADLVGQAGALEANLAAANGQIVEAQVQVERLTTQRVEEALGKLDEVRTNLADIDERIRAAEAVLQRTTIKAPAAGIVVSSTYNSKGSVIAPGEKIMEILPTASGLNVDAKLRPKDIDQVRVGQPAKLRLSALNMRLTPEVSATVSEISADRLIDQATHEPYFRARLKIADALPPGVNADQLYPGTPVEAFISTGNRTFFEYLARPMLDSFARAFTER
- a CDS encoding YqaA family protein, with amino-acid sequence MLRGLYDWTLSLAARKSAEWWLAFIAFVESSVFLVPADVLYLPMALSKPERAYRYALIATAASVLGGIFGWFIGHYAYEAVAKPILEFYGKYDEFEALRTSSGVGFIILMLITSGAAHLPPIKVVTILSGVIGVNLLLFIGLAIVARGARFLLLAWLLRRYGEPIKEFIEKRLGMIVGAGAAALILLYILVRYAHA
- a CDS encoding GNAT family N-acetyltransferase, which produces MAAIPLLEETSGGPAGAMVQGLAGLARDADPAHIEILANNRPERKLAIYPASAGFDLVEELDYLCTRTIEPNVFFNPRFLAPAMPRLEDREVKLAVIRDGDEYRNRLRLLVPFSVERPAIPLGVPVMRTWSSPFGPLGTPLVDRDDPVGVIEDFFSMLSRPHLKMPRVFVLPDIRLDGPVASLLTTFAETRGLTMVTTGKMDRPMLESEAEGEDYLKASLRSHHYREFRRLKRRLADLGQLEHVVARGTEEIRHAIEAFLTLEVAGWKGRERTAMAIDRYRAAFAREAVHRLAEHDLCRIHSLTLDGRTIASLIVFVEAGVAYTWKTAYDEALSAYSPGTLLMIEVTRQNLDDPNIVVTDSCAVPDHPVMSRLWTERKPMGTLVLGLSPDADRLARQAASQLHLYRETRNMARILRNRMRSLLKRR
- a CDS encoding YncE family protein; the encoded protein is MIRTVLRHAGLAPVLLLALLPARTLAGSCPEDCSEPPVNVYSHTTAGHLSPATAGALPRVYVPNRSSNSVTVIDTATLKEVDRFSVGSKPQHVVPSWDLKTLWVANNGTGKNGSLTEVDPKTGKPGRQVPVDDPYNMYFMPDGSSAIIVDEALRQLDLRDPATMALKSVILTPDCAGINHADFSADGSYAIFTCEYGEGGLLKVDLKNQKVLGHLDLSRMGMPQDIRLSPDGKVFYVADMMNDGVFLIDGDSFAEIGFIPTGIGTHGFVVSRDGKRLYVSNRGSHKMEQGRARGPGSVTVIDFAARSVVAQWPVPGGGSPDMGNISADGRQLWLSGRFDSEVYMFDTTSGAVTRIPVGAEPHGLTVWPQPGRYSQGHTGNMR
- a CDS encoding disulfide bond formation protein B, whose amino-acid sequence is MTATMNADTGRQRTRAALFLAVAMAATVGSALAFQHIGGYIPCHLCLEQRTPYYVGAPLMLLAAIASLLKAPAWVTRGLLAVGGLLMLYGLYLGVYHSGVEWAWWQGPADCTAGAGPVDTGGKGVLDALDKFVPPSCDKAALRILGLSLAGWNAIASFILAAVAFRSAFARD
- a CDS encoding type I secretion system permease/ATPase, coding for MSQDHAPRGKAETTRHTSLRPVFRRAIADVGIFSLLINILLLVIPLYLLQVYDRVLPSSSIETLLYLSAIAVMALAFLGFLDAVRAIYAQRVAATIDGVLGATTFATSLGAAALGARYAGGLSPLRDLASVCAFIRSRGVAVLFDLPFAPVFLALLYLIHPVLFWLTLAGAVLLLLLVVANQLAIGRNDALSAERSAIAAQAEQAFARNADTLRAMGMVENAARVWGRHVADALVLHDRSASANAIFSGASRALRMTLQLAILGAGAWLVLEGQMTAGMIFASSLVSSRALQPLDQLIGSWRQIVDARRAWKRLETALAARPAEARKLSLPDPSGAISVQDVFFMAPNAQPGTEPILKRLNFQIGAGEAVAIVGPSGAGKSTLARLLVGATQPTGGAVRVDGADLRNWDDNQLGSKIGYLAQEVELFPGSIADNVARFDAQADDAAIIEAARRAEAHDLILALRDGYQTRVGPSHRTLSGGERQRIGLARAFYGNPRILVLDEPSTHLDGSGEMALEAVLSAAKAAGVTTIVITHRPSIAAACDRVMLLRGGMVEAFGPGDEVLRQSSAAKGLPAQQGTVVTGSFAPTMRAHGIRFGS